Proteins found in one Actinokineospora alba genomic segment:
- a CDS encoding ABC transporter substrate-binding protein encodes MFPDVSKRFAALAAAASVALGVTACAGSPDSDNAPLSAGPVTVEFWGWAPGYQEAADLFNSTHTDVKVKFNKTPSGSKGGYQQMLNAVKGGSAPCLAQVGLETLPTFVVEGALADVGTHAAGDGGKFVDWTWNQVQVGKAVFAAPVDTGPMVLYYRKDVFEKFGVAVPTTWDEYEQAAKKIHAADPSYFITSFDSADLYTFAGYAWQNGAEWFGTQGESWKVDVAGGDTAKVAEYWQRLLAEKLVKPEPGFDKEWNADVNSGKVASYVGASWASALIKDNAPDGKGKWGVAPMPQWTAGEKKAGNAGGSSTAVLKGCKDPKQAWDFAVWMSTDPAAYKILIEKAGLYPAAKSLLDLPELNAPSEYFSGQNLGAAFKEAANNTDTGWRWGPTMTQVSTDFGDAAGKAVTGTGSLPDALKAVQDKTVGAIKQKGLSVAGG; translated from the coding sequence GTGTTCCCAGATGTGTCCAAGCGGTTCGCGGCACTGGCCGCCGCCGCGTCGGTCGCCCTCGGCGTCACCGCGTGCGCGGGCTCGCCCGACTCCGACAACGCCCCCCTCTCCGCAGGACCCGTCACCGTGGAGTTCTGGGGCTGGGCGCCCGGTTACCAGGAAGCCGCCGACCTCTTCAACTCCACGCACACCGACGTGAAGGTCAAGTTCAACAAGACGCCGTCCGGCTCCAAGGGCGGCTACCAGCAGATGCTCAACGCGGTGAAGGGCGGCTCCGCGCCGTGCCTGGCCCAGGTCGGGCTGGAGACGCTGCCGACCTTCGTCGTCGAGGGCGCCCTGGCCGACGTCGGCACGCACGCCGCGGGCGACGGCGGCAAGTTCGTCGACTGGACCTGGAACCAGGTGCAGGTGGGCAAGGCCGTCTTCGCCGCCCCGGTCGACACCGGCCCGATGGTGCTCTACTACCGCAAGGACGTCTTCGAGAAGTTCGGCGTCGCGGTCCCGACCACTTGGGACGAGTACGAGCAGGCCGCCAAGAAGATCCACGCCGCCGACCCGAGCTACTTCATCACCTCCTTCGACAGCGCCGACCTCTACACCTTCGCCGGCTACGCCTGGCAGAACGGCGCCGAGTGGTTCGGCACCCAGGGTGAGAGCTGGAAGGTCGACGTCGCCGGCGGCGACACCGCCAAGGTCGCCGAGTACTGGCAGCGGCTGCTCGCCGAGAAGCTGGTCAAGCCCGAGCCGGGCTTCGACAAGGAGTGGAACGCCGACGTCAACAGCGGCAAGGTCGCCAGCTACGTCGGTGCCTCCTGGGCGTCCGCGCTGATCAAGGACAACGCCCCCGACGGCAAGGGCAAGTGGGGCGTGGCCCCGATGCCGCAGTGGACCGCGGGCGAGAAGAAGGCGGGCAACGCGGGCGGCTCGTCCACCGCGGTGCTCAAGGGCTGCAAGGACCCCAAGCAGGCGTGGGACTTCGCGGTGTGGATGAGCACCGACCCGGCCGCCTACAAGATCCTGATCGAGAAGGCGGGCCTGTACCCGGCGGCCAAGTCGCTGCTCGACCTTCCCGAGCTCAACGCCCCGTCGGAGTACTTCTCCGGCCAGAACCTCGGCGCCGCCTTCAAGGAAGCCGCCAACAACACCGACACCGGCTGGCGCTGGGGCCCGACGATGACCCAGGTCAGCACCGACTTCGGCGACGCCGCGGGCAAGGCCGTCACCGGCACGGGCAGCCTGCCCGACGCGCTGAAGGCCGTGCAGGACAAGACCGTCGGCGCGATCAAGCAGAAGGGCCTCTCGGTCGCGGGCGGGTGA
- a CDS encoding DeoR/GlpR family DNA-binding transcription regulator, with protein sequence MDRHERLSAMLELLGQRGRVEIEDLAAGLTVSAATIRRDLDHLAEQQLLTRTRGGAVVNNVSYELPLRYKSGRRAPEKSKIAHCAATLVAQGDVVGLNGGTTTTEVARALATRGDLARTSDGRTLTVVTNALNIANELAVRQNIKLVVTGGVARPQSFELTGPLATRVLGDIGLDILFLGVDAFDPDTGAYAHHEGEASINALMVQRATKVVVVADSSKLGRHAFTRICPLSGINALVTDSGAPADVITAFQSAGISVHQV encoded by the coding sequence ATGGACCGGCATGAGCGTCTGAGCGCGATGCTCGAGCTGCTCGGCCAGCGGGGCCGGGTCGAGATCGAGGACTTGGCGGCCGGGCTGACCGTCTCCGCGGCGACCATTCGCCGCGACCTCGACCACCTCGCCGAGCAGCAGCTGCTCACCAGGACGCGGGGCGGCGCCGTGGTCAACAACGTGAGCTACGAACTGCCGCTGCGCTACAAGTCGGGCAGGCGCGCGCCGGAGAAATCCAAGATCGCGCACTGCGCCGCCACCTTGGTCGCGCAGGGCGACGTGGTCGGACTCAACGGCGGCACGACCACGACCGAGGTCGCGCGCGCCCTCGCCACCCGCGGTGATCTCGCTCGCACCAGCGACGGCCGGACGCTGACCGTGGTGACCAACGCGCTCAACATCGCCAATGAACTCGCGGTCCGGCAGAACATCAAGCTGGTCGTCACCGGGGGTGTGGCGCGTCCGCAGTCCTTCGAGCTGACCGGCCCGCTCGCCACCCGCGTGCTCGGTGACATCGGACTGGACATCCTGTTCCTCGGCGTCGACGCCTTCGACCCGGACACCGGGGCCTACGCCCACCACGAGGGTGAGGCGAGCATCAACGCATTGATGGTCCAGCGGGCGACCAAGGTCGTGGTGGTCGCCGACAGCTCGAAGCTCGGCAGGCACGCCTTCACCCGCATCTGCCCGCTTTCCGGCATCAACGCGCTGGTCACGGACTCAGGCGCGCCCGCTGACGTGATCACGGCCTTTCAGTCGGCAGGCATCTCGGTGCACCAGGTCTGA
- a CDS encoding SIS domain-containing protein: protein MSASAEETSSQPECWIRAADAVAEYQPVLPREGERVAVTGCGTSWFVAMAYASLREGAGHGTTDAFAASEFPVGRTDYDRVIVITRSGTTTEVLTLLEALRGRTTTVAITATEGSPVTKVADHAIELPFIDERSVVQTRSATSVLALLRASLGEDLTQAVADAREALTRPLGDLPAADQITFLGQGWTIGLAHEAALKLREAAQLWTESYPAMEYRHGPVSIAEPGRLTWVFGPAPEGLPEDVAATGATFVTDDLDPMAQLVLAHRLALAIAERKGLDPDSPRNLTRSVILAATGQ from the coding sequence CTGTCCGCTTCCGCCGAGGAAACCAGCAGCCAGCCGGAGTGCTGGATCCGTGCCGCGGACGCCGTCGCGGAGTACCAGCCGGTGCTGCCGCGCGAGGGCGAGCGGGTGGCCGTGACCGGCTGTGGAACCTCCTGGTTCGTGGCGATGGCCTACGCCTCGCTGCGCGAGGGCGCGGGCCACGGCACCACCGACGCCTTCGCCGCCTCGGAGTTCCCGGTCGGCCGCACCGACTACGACCGGGTCATCGTGATCACCCGCTCGGGCACCACCACCGAGGTGCTGACCTTGCTGGAGGCCCTGCGCGGTCGCACGACCACGGTCGCGATCACGGCGACCGAGGGCTCGCCGGTCACGAAGGTGGCCGACCACGCGATCGAGCTGCCGTTCATCGACGAGCGCTCGGTCGTGCAGACCCGGTCCGCGACGTCGGTGCTCGCGCTGCTGCGCGCCTCCCTCGGCGAGGACCTGACCCAGGCCGTCGCCGACGCGCGCGAAGCGCTCACCCGACCGCTGGGCGACCTGCCCGCCGCCGACCAGATCACCTTCCTCGGCCAGGGCTGGACCATCGGCCTGGCGCACGAGGCCGCGCTCAAGCTGCGTGAGGCCGCGCAGCTGTGGACCGAGTCGTACCCGGCGATGGAGTACCGGCACGGTCCGGTCAGCATCGCCGAGCCCGGGAGGCTGACGTGGGTGTTCGGCCCGGCCCCCGAGGGCCTGCCCGAGGACGTCGCGGCGACCGGCGCCACCTTCGTCACCGACGACCTCGACCCGATGGCGCAGCTGGTGCTCGCGCACCGGCTCGCGCTCGCCATCGCCGAAC